Proteins encoded together in one Bombiscardovia nodaiensis window:
- a CDS encoding TetR family transcriptional regulator has protein sequence MGTSKDPEGHRQRILDVAQRLFLEKGYDDTSIQDIVDGLGGMTKGAVYYHFPSKSAIFDAVTERMASSDAPGEDWKKGWPGRTGLEKLRNELVISLSAYARHDVSYSAQTLLKSPRMVGEMYLNNMDDIVGVIAPYVQEGIGDGSIAEHDPQDVAQLIFILLNMWIGLKLTTFSKKEVVSKFTLLREMFEGIGVPVVDDRVIRAAVDLHAHLKRNPHTAGKSGGRSASSLVSQ, from the coding sequence ATGGGCACCAGCAAGGACCCAGAGGGTCACAGGCAACGCATTCTCGACGTGGCCCAGCGCCTCTTTTTGGAGAAGGGTTACGATGACACCAGCATTCAGGACATTGTAGATGGGCTCGGTGGAATGACCAAGGGCGCCGTCTACTACCATTTTCCCTCTAAATCTGCCATTTTTGACGCAGTGACTGAGCGCATGGCTTCCTCTGACGCTCCCGGTGAGGATTGGAAGAAGGGCTGGCCCGGCCGCACGGGATTGGAAAAGTTGCGCAACGAGCTCGTCATTTCTTTGTCGGCCTACGCCCGCCACGACGTGTCCTACTCGGCCCAGACCCTGCTGAAGAGTCCGCGCATGGTGGGGGAGATGTACCTGAACAATATGGACGACATTGTGGGAGTTATCGCGCCCTATGTGCAGGAGGGCATAGGGGATGGTTCGATTGCCGAGCACGACCCGCAAGATGTGGCCCAGCTCATTTTCATCTTGCTCAACATGTGGATTGGCCTCAAGCTGACGACTTTTAGCAAAAAGGAAGTGGTGAGCAAGTTTACTCTTCTCCGGGAGATGTTTGAAGGCATTGGGGTGCCGGTAGTCGACGACCGGGTTATTCGGGCAGCAGTAGACCTTCACGCGCATTTGAAGCGTAATCCACACACGGCAGGCAAGTCGGGCGGTCGATCGGCTAGCTCGTTAGTTAGCCAGTAA
- the lysS gene encoding lysine--tRNA ligase codes for MNDSVERSAQGEDTPEQEAQMSTVERAQLLYDQDQAITTKINQGASLDQAIDPSNQEFGPQAHPEQVQMRVAKRALMLKEGIPPYPVHLNVTDRIEDVRAKYEGKLEAGQETEDVVGIAGRVLFLRNGGGLCFVQLSAGDGTKIQGMVSKREIGAESLQSFKQLVDLGDQLYIRGRVIASKTGELSVFATEWAIAAKALQPLPALHKELSDEQRTRKPYLAMIADESTRNMVRNRSKVVSSLRRTFESQDFLEVETPMLQTVHGGAAARPFTTHMNAFDIDLFLRIAPELFLKRCLVGGIERVFEINRDFRNEGVDATHAPEFTMLEAYQAYGTYDTIGELTKHLVQQAALDAFGSTKVTLLGGEEYDFGGEWKQMTMYGSLSEALGEEITPETSVEHLAAIADKLGVERDEVENHGKLVEHLWEHFYEDKLYEPTFVRDFPVETSPLVKAHRSKPGMVEKWDLYVRGFELATGYSELNDPVVQRERFIQQAKDAAAGDVEATDIDEDFLEALGVGMPPTGGMGMGIDRLLIALTGATIRETITFPLVKPLV; via the coding sequence ATGAATGACTCAGTAGAACGCAGCGCCCAGGGCGAAGACACGCCCGAGCAAGAAGCCCAGATGTCCACCGTGGAGCGCGCCCAGCTCCTCTACGACCAGGACCAGGCCATCACAACCAAGATTAACCAAGGCGCGAGCTTGGACCAGGCCATTGACCCCAGCAACCAGGAGTTTGGCCCGCAAGCGCACCCCGAGCAGGTGCAGATGCGCGTGGCTAAGCGGGCGCTCATGCTCAAGGAGGGCATTCCGCCATACCCGGTGCACTTGAATGTGACCGACCGAATTGAAGACGTGCGAGCCAAGTACGAGGGCAAGCTGGAGGCGGGTCAGGAGACCGAAGATGTGGTTGGCATCGCTGGCCGAGTCCTCTTCTTGCGCAACGGCGGCGGCCTGTGTTTCGTGCAGCTCTCCGCAGGCGACGGCACCAAGATTCAAGGCATGGTCTCCAAACGAGAAATTGGCGCGGAGTCCTTACAGTCCTTTAAGCAGCTGGTTGATTTGGGCGACCAGCTCTACATTCGCGGGCGGGTCATTGCCTCCAAGACCGGTGAGCTCTCCGTCTTCGCTACCGAGTGGGCCATCGCGGCCAAGGCCCTGCAGCCCCTGCCAGCCCTGCACAAGGAGCTCTCCGACGAGCAACGCACCCGCAAGCCCTACCTGGCCATGATTGCCGACGAATCCACCCGCAATATGGTGCGCAACCGCTCCAAGGTGGTTTCCTCCCTGCGCCGGACCTTTGAGTCCCAGGACTTCCTCGAAGTTGAGACGCCCATGCTGCAGACCGTGCACGGGGGAGCTGCGGCCCGCCCCTTCACCACACACATGAACGCTTTCGACATTGACCTCTTCCTGCGTATCGCTCCCGAGCTATTTCTCAAGCGCTGCCTGGTGGGCGGCATTGAGCGGGTCTTCGAGATCAACCGTGACTTCCGCAACGAGGGTGTAGACGCGACTCACGCCCCCGAGTTCACCATGCTGGAGGCCTACCAGGCATACGGCACCTACGACACGATTGGCGAACTCACCAAGCACCTGGTCCAGCAGGCAGCGCTCGACGCTTTCGGCTCCACCAAGGTGACCCTCCTGGGCGGCGAAGAGTATGACTTCGGCGGCGAGTGGAAGCAGATGACCATGTACGGCTCCCTCTCCGAGGCCCTGGGCGAGGAGATTACGCCCGAAACGTCCGTGGAGCATCTGGCTGCCATCGCCGACAAGTTGGGCGTGGAGCGCGACGAGGTGGAGAACCACGGCAAGCTGGTCGAGCACCTCTGGGAGCACTTCTACGAGGACAAGCTCTACGAGCCCACGTTTGTGCGCGACTTTCCTGTCGAGACTTCGCCCCTGGTTAAGGCCCACCGTTCCAAGCCGGGCATGGTGGAGAAGTGGGATTTGTATGTGCGCGGATTCGAGCTGGCCACCGGTTACTCCGAGCTCAACGACCCAGTCGTCCAGCGGGAGCGCTTCATCCAGCAGGCCAAGGATGCGGCCGCTGGAGACGTGGAAGCCACCGACATTGACGAGGACTTCTTGGAGGCCCTGGGCGTGGGCATGCCTCCTACGGGCGGCATGGGCATGGGCATTGACCGCCTGCTGATTGCCTTGACTGGTGCCACGATTCGTGAGACCATCACCTTCCCGCTGGTCAAACCGCTGGTCTGA
- the senX3 gene encoding two-component sensor histidine kinase has product MSSLFESWRERLQARHGHGSEQEEADLDQSSQTLLALLSSAVVVVGSDGQVVRSSPEAYRLAIVSQDRIIDPTVQEAVRRAWQSRAVSRFSLTTQTPQDFADSSYALRSQEASEGSSAPKNMIEMDSAIEPTGGVSRPNWLKVTVGRLSQQLVLVLIDDVSEAKRFEQTRDAFVQHVSEQLLEPVDELGALATSLQEAAQNAQQNSESLEQATAAVSRDAKTLRGYSAYLDHTLRDLLLLMRAQEPVKASTSNLLDLAEQVNAILPSLQFQAKEAGVGLDYQGAPRLQVHGEREQIQAAVRKLVENAIRYSPTGAKVAVVVGASKDGQYALIQVVDRGKGISKDEQEHIFERFYRGSNQTQSSQVGIGLGLAIVKHVALTHHGSVTLWSAPGQGSTFTLMLPQASQSPQAS; this is encoded by the coding sequence ATGAGTTCGCTATTTGAATCTTGGCGCGAGCGCCTGCAAGCTCGGCATGGCCATGGAAGTGAGCAGGAAGAGGCCGATTTGGATCAGTCCAGTCAAACCTTGCTGGCCCTGCTCTCCTCGGCTGTCGTCGTGGTGGGCTCCGACGGGCAGGTGGTGCGCTCCAGCCCCGAGGCATACCGGCTGGCGATTGTGAGCCAAGACCGCATCATTGACCCAACCGTGCAGGAGGCGGTCCGGCGGGCCTGGCAGTCGCGGGCGGTCTCCCGTTTTTCCTTGACTACGCAGACTCCCCAGGATTTTGCCGACAGCAGCTATGCCCTGCGCTCGCAAGAGGCTAGCGAGGGCTCATCGGCGCCTAAAAATATGATTGAGATGGACTCCGCTATTGAGCCTACCGGCGGCGTGTCGCGGCCCAACTGGCTGAAAGTGACCGTAGGTCGCCTGAGTCAGCAGCTGGTGCTCGTGCTCATCGACGACGTGAGCGAAGCCAAGCGATTTGAGCAGACCCGTGACGCTTTCGTCCAGCATGTCTCCGAGCAGCTCCTGGAGCCGGTTGACGAGCTGGGAGCCCTGGCCACCAGCCTGCAAGAGGCTGCGCAGAATGCCCAGCAAAACTCGGAATCGCTGGAGCAGGCCACGGCTGCAGTCAGTCGTGACGCTAAAACCTTGCGTGGCTATTCTGCTTATTTGGACCACACCTTGCGCGACCTGCTTCTTCTGATGCGGGCCCAGGAGCCGGTCAAGGCGAGCACCAGCAACTTGCTTGACTTGGCTGAGCAGGTAAACGCCATCCTGCCTTCGCTTCAGTTCCAGGCGAAGGAAGCGGGAGTAGGGCTGGACTACCAGGGGGCGCCCCGCTTGCAGGTACACGGCGAGCGCGAGCAGATTCAGGCGGCGGTGCGCAAGCTGGTGGAAAATGCCATCCGGTACTCGCCAACTGGCGCCAAAGTCGCCGTTGTAGTGGGTGCCTCCAAGGACGGGCAGTATGCGCTGATTCAGGTGGTGGACCGGGGCAAGGGTATCAGCAAAGACGAGCAGGAGCACATTTTTGAGCGCTTCTACCGGGGATCCAACCAGACGCAGTCCAGTCAGGTAGGCATCGGTCTGGGGCTGGCTATTGTCAAGCATGTGGCCCTGACCCACCATGGTTCAGTGACCCTGTGGAGCGCTCCGGGCCAGGGGTCCACGTTTACGCTCATGCTGCCCCAAGCCAGTCAGAGCCCGCAAGCTAGCTGA
- a CDS encoding VOC family protein, whose amino-acid sequence MQTSIRVAVFLSLAGRANEAIAWYQDVLGGQTVFKISNREFKEHYNPQLEIPEGQEDYISHSVTQIGNLQLQIADNPVGEDVAMKTGNSLSLDIMVDDVEEARAIFAKATAHEGTRVLRQPAPNEFADFYAIIEDPFGTLLQITKEKESEPSKKGKQ is encoded by the coding sequence ATGCAAACATCAATACGGGTAGCAGTTTTTCTCTCGCTCGCAGGAAGGGCAAACGAGGCGATTGCCTGGTATCAAGACGTGCTGGGCGGCCAGACGGTCTTCAAAATCAGCAACCGGGAATTCAAGGAGCACTACAACCCGCAGCTGGAGATTCCAGAAGGGCAGGAGGACTATATATCTCACTCCGTGACGCAAATCGGTAATCTCCAGTTGCAGATAGCGGATAATCCGGTAGGAGAAGATGTTGCTATGAAGACTGGCAACAGTCTTTCCCTAGACATTATGGTGGATGATGTTGAGGAAGCCAGAGCCATATTCGCAAAGGCCACTGCTCATGAAGGGACTCGGGTACTGAGGCAGCCAGCCCCCAACGAATTCGCTGATTTTTACGCCATCATAGAGGACCCCTTCGGTACCCTTCTGCAAATCACGAAAGAAAAGGAGTCTGAGCCCAGTAAAAAAGGTAAACAGTGA
- a CDS encoding MFS transporter encodes MRLLRTHPTFGVLLLSNLLNAVGGEFYNLVFIVYAQTLPFRQLAVSIASAAWVAPALTSFLAGHIADRTRRKTRAQLLVKALQTLIYLAIALLIGRSKGLGSFLLMIGLDLLSSAMEGYASSLWMPVLKHLVPASDLQQATSLTSAVSSLAAVLASSLGALVLGLLGNDFAGFSLVNAGTFLLAGLLIAACRRGFERAERPESPDFTQSSDCPSATFSLAGSWQAVRTQFRASKFLTFTVGLGTGVNMIGLALTPLLSVVLVNQPTCWWLSYGTTIAGITASGSIGLIAGALFAGDPLRRLSMATLLTVTMACASLCAITVPLGLNPFTLFAAIFAMNYLLGKVNPRFMALLIQTVPEQHLAATMGAIQGLMTFAAPLGQFVFLLLANLLPGPLTLCLYAGCSLVLAALVVTVGLGGMNAADPTVGARRA; translated from the coding sequence ATGCGGCTCTTACGCACTCACCCAACGTTCGGCGTTCTGCTGCTGTCCAACTTGCTCAACGCTGTAGGCGGTGAGTTCTACAACTTGGTCTTTATTGTTTATGCCCAAACTTTGCCCTTCCGGCAGCTGGCGGTCTCTATCGCCTCTGCCGCTTGGGTGGCCCCAGCGTTGACTTCCTTCCTCGCTGGGCATATTGCCGACCGCACCCGCCGCAAGACCCGCGCTCAGCTACTGGTGAAGGCCCTTCAAACGCTCATCTACCTGGCAATTGCCTTGCTGATTGGTCGCTCGAAGGGTTTGGGCTCCTTCCTCCTCATGATAGGGCTCGACTTGCTTTCGTCGGCCATGGAAGGTTATGCCTCCTCCCTGTGGATGCCAGTGCTCAAACACCTGGTGCCAGCTAGTGACTTGCAGCAGGCGACTTCGTTGACTTCCGCGGTCAGCAGTTTAGCCGCCGTCCTCGCCTCCAGTCTGGGAGCTCTCGTTCTGGGGTTGCTGGGTAACGATTTTGCTGGTTTTTCGCTGGTGAACGCAGGAACTTTCCTGTTGGCCGGCCTTCTGATTGCCGCCTGCCGACGGGGCTTTGAGCGGGCAGAGCGCCCAGAGTCGCCAGATTTTACGCAGAGCAGTGACTGCCCAAGTGCCACTTTTTCGCTGGCCGGCTCCTGGCAGGCTGTGCGAACTCAGTTTCGAGCCTCGAAGTTTCTCACGTTTACCGTTGGTCTGGGTACTGGGGTCAACATGATTGGCCTGGCCTTAACTCCGCTGCTCAGCGTGGTGCTCGTGAATCAGCCCACATGTTGGTGGCTCTCCTACGGCACTACAATTGCGGGGATTACCGCTTCCGGCTCTATTGGCCTGATTGCTGGGGCCCTCTTCGCTGGCGATCCTCTGCGGCGACTGTCCATGGCTACTCTGCTGACTGTTACGATGGCCTGCGCATCCTTGTGCGCTATAACAGTGCCCTTGGGATTGAATCCGTTTACCTTATTTGCAGCTATCTTCGCTATGAATTACCTGCTGGGCAAGGTCAACCCGCGTTTTATGGCTTTGCTTATCCAGACAGTACCTGAGCAGCATCTGGCAGCCACGATGGGTGCCATTCAGGGCCTTATGACGTTTGCTGCGCCACTCGGGCAGTTTGTCTTTCTCTTACTCGCCAACCTCTTGCCTGGGCCGCTCACGCTGTGTCTCTATGCCGGGTGTTCGCTGGTTTTGGCTGCCCTAGTGGTCACAGTTGGTTTGGGCGGTATGAATGCGGCCGACCCGACTGTGGGGGCTAGGCGCGCGTGA
- the menA gene encoding 1,4-dihydroxy-2-naphthoate octaprenyltransferase, with translation MNAKLWINGMRPKTLPASVAPVCVGAAAALVHRAHLQTGSCRPDTGATGLASGAGVSTGGWHGWLAGACDASPGYLWIMFILLVGLALCMQIAANFANDYSDGIRGTDAKRGDAEEISGKPRRLVASGIPPRTVFAAMVAAVVLTALFGLVLIALSGHWWMLLVGLACFAAGWFYTGGKHPYGYYGLGEVFVFIFFGLVATQGSEYFMSGYDVAGLSLDGFLGACATGLNSVGLLMLNNYRDIESDRRSGKHTYATLVGDKAARISIYVVYAASLLLAILEFAPVSWHFGSLTVPAVLIVIPIALCFAFICRFFAQGKQPKAFVLAGQGTLLSALCWTLGLLLELV, from the coding sequence ATGAACGCCAAACTGTGGATTAACGGTATGCGACCCAAGACGCTGCCTGCCTCGGTGGCACCGGTGTGCGTGGGTGCTGCGGCGGCGCTCGTCCATCGTGCTCACCTGCAAACCGGCTCCTGCAGGCCCGATACTGGCGCGACTGGCCTGGCATCCGGGGCAGGTGTCAGCACAGGTGGTTGGCACGGTTGGTTAGCCGGAGCTTGCGACGCGAGCCCGGGCTACCTGTGGATCATGTTCATCCTCCTGGTCGGTCTGGCCCTGTGCATGCAGATTGCGGCCAACTTTGCCAACGACTATTCAGACGGCATACGCGGCACGGATGCCAAGCGGGGTGATGCGGAGGAAATCTCCGGCAAACCGCGGCGGCTCGTGGCTTCCGGCATCCCTCCACGCACCGTATTTGCTGCTATGGTAGCCGCCGTGGTCCTCACTGCCCTCTTCGGCCTGGTTCTAATCGCCCTGAGCGGTCACTGGTGGATGCTGCTGGTGGGCCTGGCTTGCTTCGCCGCAGGCTGGTTCTACACGGGCGGCAAGCACCCCTATGGCTACTACGGCTTGGGCGAGGTCTTTGTTTTCATCTTCTTCGGCCTGGTCGCCACCCAGGGCAGCGAGTATTTCATGAGCGGCTACGATGTTGCCGGTTTGAGTCTCGACGGCTTCCTGGGAGCCTGCGCTACCGGTCTCAATTCGGTGGGTCTGCTCATGCTCAACAACTACCGCGACATCGAGTCCGACCGCCGCTCCGGCAAGCACACCTATGCCACGCTGGTGGGGGACAAGGCCGCGCGCATCTCCATATATGTGGTCTATGCGGCCAGTCTCCTGCTGGCTATCCTTGAATTCGCGCCGGTCAGCTGGCACTTCGGTTCGCTGACCGTGCCCGCTGTGCTCATTGTCATCCCTATCGCCCTGTGCTTCGCGTTCATCTGTCGCTTTTTTGCCCAGGGCAAGCAGCCCAAGGCCTTCGTCCTCGCCGGTCAGGGAACCTTACTCTCCGCCTTGTGCTGGACCCTTGGGCTCCTGCTAGAGCTGGTTTGA
- a CDS encoding DNA-binding transcriptional regulator has protein sequence MGKTKRINRELAFINEHREFQLVDLMRAFSISKSTALRDINELMALGAPITAFAGCYGGYQVDSSSPLPPVTLSENEQLTIFFALQLLKTLTDSPFGRNYQQIADKLTRVFPEDRRGLIAPAMAAIRYAGPAQKAPTDSLAQIFTAIMQQQTLIFLYPSHANSPVSVNPILLTLNGGFWYCTGFETRKQQWRTYRCDRIRIIGRHTRNEIPPSPQEERRKYEAEQAQARTLHFTVNLTAAGRDHFNRDHFPNMRLEEEGNGTIRMVGSIRPDELDFLARYLLGFGDQASNINPPALLQRYRQLLQDLLASSL, from the coding sequence ATGGGCAAGACAAAACGCATCAACCGCGAGCTAGCGTTCATCAACGAGCACCGGGAGTTCCAACTGGTCGACTTGATGCGAGCATTCAGCATCTCTAAAAGTACGGCCCTGCGCGACATCAACGAGCTGATGGCCCTAGGCGCTCCCATCACAGCATTTGCGGGATGCTACGGCGGCTACCAGGTGGACAGCTCCTCTCCCCTGCCCCCAGTCACTTTGAGCGAAAACGAGCAGCTGACTATATTCTTTGCCCTCCAGCTTTTGAAAACCCTCACCGACTCCCCCTTTGGCCGCAACTATCAGCAGATTGCAGACAAACTGACCCGGGTGTTCCCCGAAGACCGTCGAGGCCTCATCGCCCCAGCCATGGCCGCCATACGCTACGCAGGACCAGCGCAAAAGGCCCCGACCGACTCACTAGCGCAGATTTTCACCGCCATTATGCAGCAGCAGACGTTAATATTCCTCTATCCCAGCCACGCGAACTCGCCCGTATCAGTCAATCCCATCCTGCTGACGCTGAACGGTGGATTCTGGTACTGCACCGGCTTTGAAACCCGCAAGCAGCAATGGCGGACCTACCGCTGCGACCGCATACGCATCATTGGCCGACACACGCGCAATGAGATCCCTCCCAGCCCGCAAGAAGAACGACGCAAGTACGAGGCCGAACAAGCGCAGGCCAGGACCCTCCACTTCACGGTCAACCTTACGGCCGCCGGTAGGGACCACTTCAACCGCGACCACTTCCCCAACATGCGCCTGGAGGAGGAGGGCAATGGGACCATACGCATGGTCGGCAGCATCCGCCCCGACGAACTCGACTTCCTAGCTCGCTACCTCCTGGGCTTCGGCGACCAAGCCAGCAACATCAACCCTCCAGCCCTCCTCCAGCGCTACCGCCAACTCTTACAAGACCTGCTAGCAAGCAGCCTCTGA
- the gpmA gene encoding 2,3-bisphosphoglycerate-dependent phosphoglycerate mutase produces the protein MTYKLVLLRHGQSAWNNTNQFTGWVDVPLTEQGEAEAKKGGQLLKDKGVLPDIVFTSLLRRAINTANIALDTADRLWIPVKRDWRLNERHYGALQGKNKSEIREEYGDEKFMLWRRSYATPPPEIDPDDEYSQSHDPRYAGIEVPRHEALANVVERVTPYWESDIIPELKTGKTVLIAAHGNSLRAIVKMLDGLSEEEIAKVNIPTAIPLLYELDENFKPIKPRGEYLDPEAAAAGAAAVAAQGQK, from the coding sequence ATGACATATAAATTAGTACTGCTCCGGCACGGCCAGAGCGCATGGAATAACACGAATCAGTTCACCGGCTGGGTGGACGTCCCGCTGACTGAGCAGGGCGAGGCTGAGGCCAAGAAGGGCGGCCAGCTCCTGAAAGACAAGGGCGTTCTGCCTGACATCGTCTTCACGTCCTTGCTGCGTCGCGCTATCAACACGGCAAACATTGCTCTGGACACGGCCGACCGCTTGTGGATTCCGGTCAAGCGTGACTGGAGGCTCAACGAGCGTCACTACGGTGCCCTCCAGGGTAAGAACAAGTCCGAAATCCGCGAAGAGTATGGCGATGAGAAGTTCATGCTCTGGCGCCGTTCCTATGCCACTCCGCCGCCCGAGATTGACCCGGACGACGAGTATTCACAGAGCCACGACCCCCGCTACGCCGGCATTGAGGTGCCCCGCCACGAGGCCCTGGCGAACGTGGTTGAGCGCGTGACCCCATACTGGGAGTCCGACATCATCCCCGAGCTCAAGACCGGTAAGACTGTGCTGATTGCCGCCCATGGCAACTCCCTGCGCGCCATTGTGAAGATGCTCGACGGACTGAGCGAGGAAGAGATTGCCAAGGTCAACATTCCTACGGCCATCCCCCTGCTCTACGAGTTGGACGAGAACTTCAAGCCCATCAAGCCTCGCGGCGAATACCTGGATCCAGAGGCCGCCGCAGCCGGTGCCGCTGCCGTAGCCGCCCAGGGCCAGAAGTGA
- a CDS encoding phosphate transport system regulatory protein PhoU produces the protein MRKIFNEEMRQVADDMEQMAGAVSRAIHTSGQALLGPDLQAAQEVIDGDQAIDQLEASVIDQCVQLLAKQSPVATDLRVVVSTLRLAATFERMGDLSRHIAEAVRRSYPDSPLPPEARDLFERMQAFLNTLADRLVDMMSERNTKVAEQIIVDDDQLDQLHQQTFDLALSDQWQGSKQQMIDLVLLARFMERIGDHGVSAARRVVYIVSGFDPSKDPKDLEDID, from the coding sequence ATGCGAAAAATCTTCAACGAAGAAATGCGGCAGGTGGCGGACGATATGGAACAGATGGCTGGTGCCGTCAGCCGAGCCATTCACACCTCAGGGCAGGCGCTCTTAGGCCCGGACTTGCAGGCTGCCCAGGAGGTCATCGACGGCGACCAAGCGATTGACCAGCTGGAGGCATCCGTCATCGACCAGTGCGTTCAGCTCCTAGCCAAGCAGAGTCCAGTGGCCACCGACCTGCGCGTGGTGGTTTCCACCCTGCGCCTGGCTGCCACCTTCGAGCGCATGGGCGACCTCTCCCGCCACATTGCCGAAGCGGTCCGCCGCTCCTATCCCGACTCCCCCCTGCCGCCCGAGGCGCGCGACCTCTTCGAGCGGATGCAGGCCTTCTTGAACACCCTGGCCGACCGCCTGGTCGATATGATGTCTGAGCGCAACACCAAAGTGGCTGAGCAGATTATTGTGGACGACGACCAGCTGGACCAGCTCCACCAGCAGACCTTCGATCTGGCCCTCTCCGACCAGTGGCAGGGCTCTAAGCAGCAGATGATTGACCTGGTGCTCCTGGCCCGTTTTATGGAGCGGATCGGCGACCACGGTGTCTCCGCCGCCCGCCGCGTGGTCTACATCGTCTCCGGCTTCGACCCCTCCAAGGACCCCAAGGACCTAGAGGACATTGACTAG
- the manA gene encoding mannose-6-phosphate isomerase, class I: MYPIQPVQKRYAWGSYSRLQSMFALPQGLAQDGDGVVSKTLAEMWFSGHTQSPSLLTLEDGQQLALTQAIRQDPFGMVGSEDSQTFGPVLPYLFKIISARIPLSLQVHPLDFEARAGFNRENAAGLPLHAPERSFKDTLAKNEMVVALEPFTAAVGFAPIATQLNILRVVDHPVAQRMVDALLTRTFRPGVPPQEFAPADQMMPVSSLAWPDSRRRVFRAFHTAITADNTDPNTLTPALLDADRRLNSRKAHAAMANALQAAQAFPGDPSVLCLLMMNAVCLEEGESVYIPAGTPHAYVHGTAAEIMTNSDNVLRAGMTPKHKDIPNLLHSLNCQPASPIDPSSSMIATLAMQDMVTYRPHISEYMLVYGHVDAGSVAWPLMGKIARRYGDLVQRLGPRRLLMPQAGPRILVCTEGSVEVSTLQEHRVLSQGQALFIRSDDGTVDVTRVRSAASDDQPAADHGSFLLASTPR; the protein is encoded by the coding sequence GTGTACCCCATACAACCTGTGCAAAAGCGGTATGCCTGGGGTTCCTACTCGCGCCTGCAATCCATGTTCGCACTGCCTCAGGGGCTCGCGCAGGACGGCGACGGTGTTGTTTCAAAGACGCTGGCTGAGATGTGGTTCTCTGGCCACACGCAGTCACCTTCTCTCCTGACCCTGGAGGATGGGCAGCAGCTGGCGCTCACCCAGGCCATTCGCCAGGATCCGTTCGGCATGGTGGGCTCCGAGGATTCGCAAACATTCGGGCCAGTTTTGCCTTACCTCTTCAAAATTATTTCGGCGCGCATCCCTCTCTCCCTGCAGGTGCACCCGCTCGACTTCGAGGCTAGGGCGGGCTTTAACCGTGAAAATGCTGCCGGGTTGCCCCTCCACGCGCCCGAGCGTTCTTTTAAGGACACGCTGGCGAAAAATGAGATGGTGGTGGCCCTGGAGCCATTTACTGCTGCGGTTGGTTTCGCTCCCATCGCTACGCAGCTCAATATTCTACGGGTGGTCGACCACCCGGTGGCTCAGCGGATGGTGGATGCACTGCTGACTCGTACCTTCCGGCCGGGTGTGCCTCCCCAGGAGTTCGCGCCAGCTGACCAGATGATGCCGGTCTCCTCCCTGGCCTGGCCTGATTCGCGGCGCAGGGTCTTTCGGGCTTTTCACACTGCTATTACTGCTGACAATACGGATCCCAACACACTGACTCCGGCCCTGCTAGACGCCGATCGGCGTTTGAACTCCCGCAAAGCCCATGCGGCTATGGCCAATGCCTTGCAGGCGGCTCAGGCTTTTCCGGGTGATCCGTCGGTGCTCTGCCTGCTCATGATGAACGCTGTGTGTCTGGAGGAGGGGGAGTCTGTCTACATTCCTGCCGGCACGCCCCATGCCTATGTTCACGGTACGGCTGCCGAAATTATGACCAATTCCGACAACGTCCTGCGGGCTGGGATGACGCCCAAGCACAAGGACATTCCCAACTTGCTGCACAGTCTGAACTGCCAGCCAGCCTCGCCGATTGACCCTTCCAGCTCCATGATTGCCACGCTCGCCATGCAAGATATGGTGACCTACCGGCCACATATCAGCGAATACATGCTGGTGTACGGACACGTCGATGCCGGTAGCGTGGCCTGGCCGCTGATGGGCAAAATCGCCCGCCGGTACGGTGATTTGGTGCAGCGCCTGGGCCCGCGCCGCCTACTCATGCCCCAGGCCGGCCCCCGAATTTTGGTCTGCACCGAGGGCAGTGTCGAGGTCAGTACCCTCCAAGAACACCGGGTGCTGAGCCAGGGCCAGGCGCTCTTTATTCGCTCAGATGATGGTACTGTCGACGTGACGCGAGTGAGGTCCGCAGCGTCTGACGACCAACCTGCTGCCGATCACGGGTCATTCTTGCTGGCTTCTACCCCTCGCTAG
- a CDS encoding DUF2530 domain-containing protein, producing MKLAPIFDPDARRPAPKPVQVDLRLIFLAGTGLWILALLICAVLWWCGIDTLKALVVCASGVGVGFLLLIWEHFNRWDYRRLAQ from the coding sequence ATGAAGCTCGCACCGATTTTCGACCCAGACGCACGCAGGCCAGCGCCCAAGCCCGTCCAGGTCGACCTGCGGCTCATTTTCCTGGCAGGCACAGGGCTGTGGATTCTGGCCTTGCTTATTTGCGCTGTGCTCTGGTGGTGCGGCATCGACACCCTCAAAGCCCTGGTAGTGTGCGCGTCGGGCGTGGGCGTGGGCTTTTTGCTGCTGATTTGGGAGCACTTCAACCGCTGGGATTATCGGCGCCTGGCCCAGTAG